One window of the Lycorma delicatula isolate Av1 chromosome 3, ASM4794821v1, whole genome shotgun sequence genome contains the following:
- the LOC142321480 gene encoding abl interactor 2-like isoform X1 has protein sequence MVTMYYYQGTVDPNRESGLGSDSDNMAELAALLNTEIPEGQNSLSDSHTNLERVAEYCEGNYFQEVFQQKKIKNLLGALY, from the exons gaacCGTTGATCCCAATAGGGAGTCCGGTTTAGGAAGTGATTCTGACAATATGGCAGAATTGGCAGCGTTGTTAAATACTGAAATACCAGAAGGTCAGAATAGCTTATCGGACAGCCATACAAATTTAGAAAGAGTTGCTGAATATTGCGaaggaaattattttcaa GAAGTGTttcaacagaagaaaattaaaaatttgctggGAGCTTTGTATTAA
- the LOC142321480 gene encoding abl interactor 2-like isoform X2, translated as MWEDNLSAGTVDPNRESGLGSDSDNMAELAALLNTEIPEGQNSLSDSHTNLERVAEYCEGNYFQEVFQQKKIKNLLGALY; from the exons ATGTGGGAAGATAACTTGTCAGCTg gaacCGTTGATCCCAATAGGGAGTCCGGTTTAGGAAGTGATTCTGACAATATGGCAGAATTGGCAGCGTTGTTAAATACTGAAATACCAGAAGGTCAGAATAGCTTATCGGACAGCCATACAAATTTAGAAAGAGTTGCTGAATATTGCGaaggaaattattttcaa GAAGTGTttcaacagaagaaaattaaaaatttgctggGAGCTTTGTATTAA